Proteins from a single region of Streptomyces griseiscabiei:
- a CDS encoding non-ribosomal peptide synthetase gives MSGSLHPAARCHAVRVRSDRAPAAADLPGLWIEDVPVPAAHPLAERRRRAELGRPAETPRSVLLRYADGPHDLIVVAPRDRWDRTALGRLAAGEPVAPATAPAGSGAPATVPVPMTMTAPGPGPVPAWGLADDGPTVPHLFSLAEGGDEASWLAALAVTLRHYDPESAPVIGTDHGFLTVEEAPTLGELKPSPTDGPAFAGLLFDGTEVPGAYVPCLAPPFPLTLSVFRDADGWRLRCDHASTHVSSEMAVQFARHLVRVHQLVLSGPTTPVDDVDPLDDAERARVAALGRPLHPLVSTPTGVPEAFARIADATPDRVAVTDGAAGLTYRELDDRATLLAHGLRARGVAAGDRVGVCLERTAELVVALLAVLKAGAAYVPVDPAYPADRIAHTVRDAGAGAVLTRLSGFPDVPGCAPVTPDELLDAAPESGAATALPPVGPDAAAYVIYTSGSTGRPKGVEVPHRNVVALIDATRDEYGLGAEDVWTWFHSGAFDFSVWEIWGCLLTGGRLVVVPYFVSREPDRFRDLLVSERVTVLSQTPSAFAQLLDVDHTRVGVRLVVFGGEPLDTRMLLPWFDRHPEPVCRVVNMFGITETTVHVTHQTLTRHLALTASRSVGPALPGWHLYVTDEAGRLRPPGVAGEICVGGAGVALGYLGQEELTARRFVPDPFTGGTMYRSGDLGRLRPDGCLEHLGRIDSQVKIRGFRIELDEIRAVLLEDPDVRSAAVAVHHDDPADAATARIDAYVVLTGGTPSTVRTRAAGILPAHMLPATVTPLESLPLTHNGKLDTARLPAPVSVGSRTHTGEAAAPAADGDLAERLTEIWSEVLGLPVGPDDDFFELGGNSLLAVRIGAALRAQGLPTLRLRELYRHPTVRETAENLAASNT, from the coding sequence GTGTCAGGCTCCCTCCACCCCGCCGCCCGTTGCCACGCGGTGCGCGTCCGCTCGGACCGTGCCCCGGCCGCCGCGGACCTTCCGGGGCTGTGGATCGAGGACGTGCCCGTACCGGCGGCCCACCCGCTCGCCGAGCGCCGCCGCCGCGCCGAACTCGGCCGCCCGGCCGAGACACCGCGCTCGGTCCTGCTGCGCTACGCCGACGGCCCCCACGACCTGATCGTCGTGGCCCCGCGCGACCGGTGGGACCGTACGGCCCTGGGACGGCTGGCGGCCGGCGAACCCGTCGCCCCGGCGACCGCCCCGGCGGGCTCCGGCGCACCCGCGACCGTACCCGTGCCCATGACCATGACCGCGCCAGGGCCCGGGCCGGTGCCGGCATGGGGGCTGGCCGACGACGGCCCCACCGTGCCCCACCTGTTCTCCCTCGCCGAGGGCGGCGACGAGGCGTCCTGGCTCGCCGCCCTCGCCGTCACCCTGCGGCACTACGACCCCGAGAGCGCCCCGGTCATCGGAACGGACCACGGTTTCCTCACCGTCGAGGAGGCGCCGACCCTAGGTGAGCTGAAGCCCTCCCCCACGGACGGCCCCGCGTTCGCCGGTCTGCTCTTCGACGGGACGGAGGTGCCCGGCGCGTATGTGCCCTGTCTGGCGCCGCCGTTCCCGCTCACCCTGTCGGTCTTCAGGGACGCCGACGGCTGGCGGCTGCGCTGCGACCATGCCTCCACGCACGTCTCGTCCGAGATGGCCGTGCAGTTCGCCCGGCATCTCGTACGCGTGCACCAGCTCGTCCTGAGCGGGCCCACGACCCCGGTCGACGACGTCGATCCGCTGGACGACGCCGAACGCGCCCGGGTCGCGGCGCTCGGCCGGCCGCTCCACCCCCTGGTCAGCACCCCGACCGGCGTACCCGAGGCGTTCGCGCGGATCGCGGACGCGACACCGGACCGGGTCGCCGTGACGGACGGCGCCGCCGGTCTGACCTATCGCGAACTGGACGACCGCGCCACCCTCCTGGCCCACGGTCTGCGCGCCCGCGGCGTCGCCGCCGGGGACCGGGTGGGCGTGTGCCTGGAACGCACCGCCGAACTCGTCGTCGCGCTGCTGGCCGTGCTGAAAGCCGGCGCGGCGTATGTACCCGTCGATCCCGCGTACCCGGCGGACCGTATCGCCCACACCGTGCGGGACGCGGGCGCGGGCGCGGTGCTCACCCGGCTGTCGGGGTTCCCGGACGTGCCGGGCTGTGCGCCGGTCACACCGGACGAACTCCTCGACGCGGCGCCGGAGTCGGGGGCCGCGACAGCGCTGCCCCCGGTCGGCCCCGACGCCGCCGCGTACGTCATCTACACCTCCGGCTCCACCGGCCGCCCCAAGGGCGTCGAGGTGCCGCACCGCAATGTCGTCGCCCTGATCGACGCGACCCGCGACGAGTACGGGTTGGGGGCCGAGGACGTGTGGACCTGGTTCCACTCCGGCGCCTTCGACTTCTCCGTGTGGGAGATCTGGGGCTGTCTGCTGACCGGCGGACGGCTGGTCGTCGTCCCGTACTTCGTCTCCCGCGAGCCCGACCGCTTCCGGGACCTGCTGGTGTCCGAGCGGGTCACCGTGCTCAGCCAGACCCCGTCGGCGTTCGCCCAGTTGCTGGACGTGGACCACACCCGGGTCGGGGTCCGGCTGGTCGTGTTCGGCGGTGAACCGCTCGACACGCGCATGCTGCTGCCCTGGTTCGACCGGCACCCCGAGCCCGTCTGCCGGGTGGTGAACATGTTCGGCATCACCGAGACCACGGTCCATGTCACCCACCAGACGCTGACCCGGCACCTGGCGCTCACCGCCAGCCGCTCCGTCGGGCCGGCGCTGCCCGGCTGGCACCTGTACGTGACCGACGAGGCGGGACGGCTGCGGCCGCCGGGCGTGGCCGGGGAGATCTGCGTCGGCGGCGCCGGGGTCGCCCTCGGCTATCTCGGCCAGGAGGAACTGACGGCCCGCCGCTTCGTCCCGGACCCGTTCACCGGCGGCACCATGTACCGCAGCGGTGACCTGGGCCGGCTGCGCCCCGACGGGTGCCTCGAACATCTGGGGCGGATCGACAGCCAGGTCAAGATCCGTGGCTTCCGCATCGAACTGGACGAGATCCGCGCGGTCCTGCTGGAGGACCCCGATGTCCGGTCGGCGGCCGTCGCCGTCCACCACGACGACCCGGCCGACGCCGCAACCGCCCGTATCGACGCGTACGTGGTCCTCACCGGCGGCACCCCGTCCACGGTCCGCACCCGGGCGGCGGGCATCCTGCCCGCGCACATGCTCCCCGCCACGGTGACCCCGCTGGAGTCGCTGCCCCTGACGCACAACGGAAAGCTCGACACGGCACGGCTCCCGGCACCGGTGTCCGTCGGAAGCCGGACGCACACCGGCGAAGCCGCCGCACCCGCCGCGGACGGCGATCTCGCCGAACGCCTCACGGAGATCTGGAGCGAGGTGCTGGGCCTGCCCGTCGGCCCGGACGACGACTTCTTCGAGCTCGGCGGCAACTCCCTCCTCGCCGTCCGTATCGGCGCTGCGCTGCGCGCCCAGGGCCTGCCGACGCTGCGTCTGCGGGAGTTGTACCGCCACCCGACCGTCCGGGAGACCGCCGAGAACCTCGCCGCCTCGAACACCTGA